In the genome of Campylobacter helveticus, the window ATTTCGCCTATGAATACTCATAATATAACTCCAAATATTTTTTAAATGTAGATTCATTATAGTGAAATATAATTAAATAAAAATTAAACATTGTTTTAAAATAAAATATTTTGAAAAGACTTAATGTGTGTAGTGCTAAAGAAATTTAAATAATTATAATGAATAAAGTGAAATAATGTTGAAAATTTGAAAAATGATAAAGAATTATGATGAAGTGAAGTTGTTAAAAAGTGGTGACCCATACGAGACTCGAACTCGTGTTACCGCCGTGAAAGGGCGATGTCCTAACCGCTAGACGAATGGGCCAACACAAAAAAGAGATTGAATTATACATAAAAATACTTAAGTAAAGTTTAAATCACATCTTAATGTTTCCTAAATTTATAAATTGGAACTCTTTTTGCTTATAATGCTTTTAAGTTTAAAGATTAAAGGAGTAATCTATGAAATTCTTACTAAGCCTTTGTGCTTTGAGCATTATGCTTTTCGCCGTGCCGATAAAGGAAGTGGCAAATACAGTGGGCGTAAGGGATAATCAACTTATAGGATATGGACTTGTCGTTGGTCTTAATGGTAGTGGCGATGGCACAAGTTCCAAATTTACTTTACAATCTGTCTCAAACCTTCTACAAGGTATGAATATCAAAGTCGACCCAAACGATATTAAGTCTAAAAATACCGCCGCGGTTATGGTTACGGCTAAACTTCCCGCTTTTGCAAAAAGTGGCGACAAACTTGACATCGTTGTCTCTTCTTTGGGGGATGCGAAATCTTTGCAGGGTGGCACACTTTTACTTACAGCTTTAAGGGGAATTGATGGCGAAATTTACGCCATTGCACAAGGCTCACTTTCTACGGGAGGACTTACGGCAAGACCGGGTGGAGCAGGCTCTCACTCGACAGCAGCAACGGTAATGGGCGGAGCAAATGTTGAAAGAGAAATTCCACAGAATTTTAGCGATAATGGTGATTTAACCCTAAGTCTTAAAACGGCTGATTTTAAAACCGCTCACGATATAGAAAGAGTTTTAAATAGCGTTTTTGATGAAAGCGTGGCAAAAGCTATCGATTCTCGCACGATTAAGCTTAACAAGCCTGAGGAATTTAGTGCAGTGGAATTTATGGCTCGTGTTTTAGAGCAAGATATAGCCTATACTCCACAAAGTAAAGTCATCATCGATGAAAGAACAGGCACGGTGATAGCGGGCGTTGATGTGGAGGTTGAGCCTGTGTTGATTACCCATAAGGATATTACGATAAAAATCGACCCAAATAACCAAACAGCCGCTACACAAAATGAGATTGATATGAAAGATGGAGGGGCGATAGACCCAACTTCAAATACGCTTAGAATTTCTAATCCCAAAACAACCGTGGCGAATATCGCAAGAATGCTAAATAAACTAGGTGCTACGCCAAATGACATCATCGCTATAATGGAAAATTTAAAGCGCGCTGGTGCGATTAATGCGGATTTAGAGGTGATATGATGAGAGTGGATAATTTTTTAAATACTTACAATATGAACTCAAACGCCATTTTAGAAAAGGTAGCTAAAGGTTCAAATTCGCAAAAGGCAGATGAAAATTTTGCCTCTTATTTTAAGCTAAAAGATAATGAAGTCGTTGCAAAAACGGACGAAGAAAAAGCTTTAAAAGAGCAAACGGACGCTTTTGAGGCTTTTTTGATAAAGTCTGTTTTAGACATTTCTTTGAAAAATCAAAATTCACTTTTTGGAAAAGATGCGAGTAGTGAAATTTATTCTTCTATGTATAACGATACGATGAGCAAGGCTTTAAGTGGAGGAATGGGCTTTTCAAAATTATTATTTGATTTTTTGAAAGAAAGGGGTTAAGTTTTTGTAATTTTAGTCGATATGGTTTGTAGAGGATTATAAATCAAGGAGGCAGAAATGATAAATCCTATACAACAAAGTTATGTAGCTAACGCTTCTTTAAGCCATACAAACAAGGTTGAAAGAGAAGCAAAAACAGAACAAAGTCAAAAAACGGAGAACGATAAAGTCTCTAAAATCGCCGAGCAGATTAAAAATGGCACTTATCAAGTTGATTTAAAAGCCACAGCTGCGGCAGTAGCAGATTCTTTAATTTAAATTTTTTCTCCTTTTTGACTAGAAAAGGAGAAAAAGATGTTAAAAAAATGCCTAGATGAAGTTAATGCTATCCTAGCACAAATGATAGAATTAACAGAAGAAGATATCAAAGATATACAAGTCGCAAAACACGATAAAGTCGCTCCTAGCGTGGATGCTAAAAATGAACTCATCACCAAATTCGTAGCAGCTAAAAAAGAACTTGACGCAGCCTTAGTGGCTCTAAAT includes:
- a CDS encoding flagellar biosynthesis anti-sigma factor FlgM, giving the protein MINPIQQSYVANASLSHTNKVEREAKTEQSQKTENDKVSKIAEQIKNGTYQVDLKATAAAVADSLI
- a CDS encoding flagellar basal body P-ring protein FlgI, whose protein sequence is MKFLLSLCALSIMLFAVPIKEVANTVGVRDNQLIGYGLVVGLNGSGDGTSSKFTLQSVSNLLQGMNIKVDPNDIKSKNTAAVMVTAKLPAFAKSGDKLDIVVSSLGDAKSLQGGTLLLTALRGIDGEIYAIAQGSLSTGGLTARPGGAGSHSTAATVMGGANVEREIPQNFSDNGDLTLSLKTADFKTAHDIERVLNSVFDESVAKAIDSRTIKLNKPEEFSAVEFMARVLEQDIAYTPQSKVIIDERTGTVIAGVDVEVEPVLITHKDITIKIDPNNQTAATQNEIDMKDGGAIDPTSNTLRISNPKTTVANIARMLNKLGATPNDIIAIMENLKRAGAINADLEVI